AAATGTGACGTGCCCGTAGGGGGCAGCAGGTCCGGGTCACGGTCCAGGGCACTGCAGTCCAGGCCGGCGGGACCCGGGGGCATCCTGGACAGAAAGCCCAGCGGCTCCTCCCCAGATACCACCGTCTCCTCTTCGCCCTCCTCTGCTGtagccgcctcctcctcctcttcctccggCTCCTCGTCCTCCGACAGGGTGGGAGAGGCGGCGCTGGCGGCCGCCCCCTCGCCGGATGGCCCCTGCGCGCGCTCGGCGGGTCCGCGAGCGGCGCGCCCCGCCGGGACCATCCTCCACAGCTCGCGCCCGGGGGTCTCCAGCAGGCGTACTTCCAGCAGCTCCTCCTCTTCGTCTTCGTCGTCGTCCTCCGGCGCCGCCGCGCCGCCCCCCAGAGGTCCTCCCGACGCTCGGCGGCCCCCGCGGCCCGGCAGCTGTGGCCCGGGTTTCAGCCGACTGCCACCACCGCCGCCTCCGGGGGGGCGGGGCCGCGCCTTGGCGGGCGCCCCCTTGCTCTTCTTGCGAGGCCGGTACTTGTAGTCCGGGTAGTCCGCCATGTGCTTGAGGCGCAGCCGCTCCGCCTCCCGCACGAACGGGATCTTCTCCGAGTCCTGCAGCAGCTGCCAGCGGCGGCCCAGGCGCTTGGAGATCTCAGCGTTGTGCATGTCGGGCCACTGGTCCATGATCTTTCTCCGCTCGTGCTGCGACCACACCATGAACGCGTTCATCGGCCGCTTGATGTGGCCGCTCGGGGTCTTGCACCAGCCTGGCTCGCGCGCCCCCTCGGCGGCCGGCCCGGGCCCCGGGGGCGGCGGCCCGCCGTCCCGCTTGGCCCGCGCGCCCCGCTGCTGCACCATCGTGCCGGGCCCGGGCCGCTAGACGCCGCCGGGGGCCGTCCGCATCCTCCGCGGCGGCGGTGGGGGAGGAGGCAGCAGCGACGGAGGGGCGGCCCCGCCCCGCGGCTCGGCCCGGCCCCCGCGAGCTGGGAGCGCGGCGCCCGGCGCTCGGGCCGTCTGTGCGGGGGGGAGGTCAGCGGCGCGGGCTCAAGAGGGCTCGGCGCGTCCCCGCCGCCCCGGGCCAGTAGAGCTCCTCCGCGCGCCGCGCATTGTTTTGCAGGGCCAAGGACTCGAGCCTCGTGGGCTCCCGCGGGCTCCGGTCGCGGCCTGGCTCTCCGCGGCCCCGCGCGCGCTTGCCCGCCCGCCGCCGCCTTCCAGTGTCTTTCTCCCCGCGCGGCCCCGGAGGCGCGCGCGTTCCCCTCCCCCTCGCCGTCTGCGGGCCGCTGCGGCGCGCGCGGGGCCGCCCCGTGTAAACACCGAGGTGCCCGCTCGGGCAGCGGCCCGGCCACGCCTCGCGCTCGATGCGCGTCATCCGTTGCTGGGCAGAGAACTCAGCATTTGCATCTCCCAATCGCTGGTTGCTTGGGCGGGCGGTCTCGCGCCTgggatgggggctgggggggacGGATGAGATAGGTTTCTTTTCTTAGGATCCGCGCTGGAGTGAAGTTGGGGGGCGGGACGTGGAGCGCTGCCCATCTGTCCTCCAAGGTTTTCCTTTCTTCGCCTTGCACATTTATTCAATGACACCTGCCGCCAGGTAGGACTTCTTCCCGGTCTCTTACTGGGACATTGATGGACTGCCTGCTACAGAGAACTGGTAGAGAGACGGAGACTCAGAAAAGGTTTTTAAGGAGACTGACTCACCTTGTGGTTGGAGCCCCTCCCTACTACACACAGGGTCCAGCCACAGAATGCTTAACATGCTTTTAGGTCCaataatggtttttatttttgttcttttttatccTTTGGGGCGCTAAAGGAATCCCTAAGGGACTAGAACGCCCTCTTTCCAAAGACAAGCCGCAGGACGCGCGCTGCCATTCTAGATAGTCTGGCGGTCCTAGCTCGCTCCCTAGAGCATCTAGGGCCAGGGCCACCGTGCGCCAGGAGCGGAGTCGCCTTGTACAGTTCTCGCACCCCGGGCGCGTCCTGGATCTCGCCCAGCGCGCGCAGCCAGTCCACTCGGGGCGGCTGGGCACCTCGCCCCGCCCAGGGCGGAGTCTTCCTAGGGGCGTGACCGAGAGGACTGCGGGCCGCGCGTGGCGGGGAGGGGCCTCGCTCTCCAGGCTCACCACGTGTGAGCCAGTTGTAGCACCGCCCGGCGCGTGCAGCCCTAGGGGGAGGTCACCTTCATGGCGCCTGGGCTTGGCGATGGGAGGGGCTGTGAGGGCCTCGCCCCTCTATACCCATACTGGGAGGGGTCGGGTCAGTATCTGGAAAGTGACCTCCTCTGTAGTGGAGTGGGCATGGTTCCGTGTAGGCAAGGAATAGTAGACCTCACTCAACTCCAGGCGCAGCGAGGATTGAATGAGAGGTGGAGTGAGCGCGGGCCGAAGTGTAGATGCAGGATAG
The DNA window shown above is from Mus pahari chromosome 3, PAHARI_EIJ_v1.1, whole genome shotgun sequence and carries:
- the Sox12 gene encoding transcription factor SOX-12 encodes the protein MVQQRGARAKRDGGPPPPGPGPAAEGAREPGWCKTPSGHIKRPMNAFMVWSQHERRKIMDQWPDMHNAEISKRLGRRWQLLQDSEKIPFVREAERLRLKHMADYPDYKYRPRKKSKGAPAKARPRPPGGGGGGSRLKPGPQLPGRGGRRASGGPLGGGAAAPEDDDEDEEEELLEVRLLETPGRELWRMVPAGRAARGPAERAQGPSGEGAAASAASPTLSEDEEPEEEEEEAATAEEGEEETVVSGEEPLGFLSRMPPGPAGLDCSALDRDPDLLPPTGTSHFEFPDYCTPEVTEMIAGDWRPSSIADLVFTY